The Flavobacterium sp. CBA20B-1 genome includes the window GCCTTGAACCCAGCTAACAATGCCTTTAACTGTACAAACAGCTACTCAAACTCCACTCAGATGTGGAATATGGATTTAGACCAATACGACTTAAGTACTTATGTAGAAGTAGATGATACTGTTTTAGATATTAAAGTAACAACGGCTGCCGATGTGGTTTTCTTAAATACCATTGTGCTTTCGGTTTACAGCGTTTTTCCAGACGCCACCATAAAAGCGGTTGATTATCAAAACTATTGCCACACAAGAACGGTTGATATTGATTATATAGTTGGCAATTATAACGGAAACCATCCCTTAAAAGCACAAACTCCTGTTGCTTTTTATATAAATGATGAATTTGTTGGGAAAGCAACAACAAATGATGAAATAGCAATAGGAGCAGAAGCAAAATATACCACCACATTAAATATTCCAGCAAAATTTGGCTACCGTTTTGACATAACCATGAATATTGATGACGATGGCACCAAGAAAGGTGTTGTATATGAAATTGACGAAGAAAACAACAGTACCCAAATGCATGTGAACTTAGTGAAAGATTGCCCTATTCAAAAAGGTGTTTCTGCAAATTTTGATGGAAAAAACGATGGATTTGACCTTAGTATTTATGATCCAGATGAACTTAAAATATTCAATCGCTACGGAAAAGAAGTGTACAAACACGGAAAAGGATACACCAACCAATGGGTAGGTAAAGATGCAAATGGCAGAGAGTTGCCCTCAGGAACATATTTTTATGTTTTTAAAACGCCTTATGAAACCATTTCGGGATACATTTATTTGCTTAAAGAACTAAGATAATCAGTAAAATTCTTTTTTAGAATTAATGATAATATCATTTTTTGGTTGTAGCGATGTGAAAGACGATATTTTAGAAGACTATTAAAGCAAACTAAATTTTGAAGATTTAATGCGATTTTTGCTGTTAAAAGGCTTTTACCCGGTTGATGCATCTGTATAGTGACCATTAATTTTTAAAAATGGTTTTTGAAGAATTATCATTCATGAGATTTCAAAGCATCACAGCGTATCAATTGCTCTATAAATTAGTTCCTAAAAAAGTTACGTTAATTGATCAAAGCAGCGAAATGATTAAGTGCCTGTTCAGAACTTATAATGTTAAAGTTTTGGAGTGTGCATTTGATTAACTAATTGATAATGATTTTTTTGTATTTTTATTGAAACTACTTGGTTATGATAAAAATACTACAATTATTCGTATTATTATTTGGTTTTTTAACATATAGCCAAAGCCAATCCGTTAGTTTATTCAAGCAATATACCGGTCAGTATGATTTTTTCATGATGGGTAATACCATGAATAGTGCACCAAACGGAACCAATGCCCCATGTACTATTTTAACTCAATCTAGTGCCATGTTAAATTTAAACACCACGCAGGAAGTTCAGGCGGCATTCTTGTATTGGTCTGGTTCAGGTGATTTAAATCAAGCAGATTTAGACGTAAAATTAAATGGTACGCCCATTCGAGCTGAAAGAACATTTACAGCAAATGGACCTACAGGTTTGCCCTTTTTTAGTGCATTTGCAGATGTGTCTAGTTTGGTAAAAGCCACCGGCAATGTTCTTTACACACTATCCGATTTAGATTTAACAGCAATTATCGCACCTTATTGCCCCACCGGAAGTAATTACGCCGGATGGTCGATGGTGATTGTTTATGAAGACCCATTTTTGCCCAACAGAGTAGTGAGTATTTATGAGGGTTTTGAACTGGTTGACCATACCGGATCAAAAGTAGCAATTACCTTAAACGGATTAAATGTAACTAATTTAAACAATGCTAAGGTAGGTTTTTTGGCTTGGGAAGGTGATGAAAACTTGGCTGTAAC containing:
- a CDS encoding gliding motility-associated C-terminal domain-containing protein; the encoded protein is MLKTFFLFAITLLTSSIFAQKVSFYKQFYGSYDYTMLGNTMNVQANGQGLCDILTASSATLNIPGTKEIEAAYLYWSGNGNQKEADLNVKLNGVDVESERLYLLVADAAAEFGYFSAFADVTNIVKQFGETEYTLSELDLTKNIQKYCGSNYVGWAIVVVYKDENIENNLVAIYDGFENLDIGNPLVNIVLDGFRITNAANSKISFLAWEGDETLAYGEQLLINDIVVSNALNPANNAFNCTNSYSNSTQMWNMDLDQYDLSTYVEVDDTVLDIKVTTAADVVFLNTIVLSVYSVFPDATIKAVDYQNYCHTRTVDIDYIVGNYNGNHPLKAQTPVAFYINDEFVGKATTNDEIAIGAEAKYTTTLNIPAKFGYRFDITMNIDDDGTKKGVVYEIDEENNSTQMHVNLVKDCPIQKGVSANFDGKNDGFDLSIYDPDELKIFNRYGKEVYKHGKGYTNQWVGKDANGRELPSGTYFYVFKTPYETISGYIYLLKELR